In the Glycine max cultivar Williams 82 chromosome 6, Glycine_max_v4.0, whole genome shotgun sequence genome, attaacaatattttttttacctttcctatatattttttaattttttatcttccaTATTTCTTGACTTCAAATTCCGGCTTCTTTCAAATTAagtaaacaatattaaaatcacttttatttatttatttatttctctctttcctaTTTCCATTCACCTTATTTTTATTCCCTATGCCAAATAGAGCATTGAAGAGACATTATACAAtatgagatgaaaaaaatacactgtattattttattgatgtttaaataaattaatatataagaatTGATGCATTCTAATCATTTttcaactaaataattttttcaaaaattaaaactgatccaatatagtttaaatttaatagaaatattaatgattaatttaaaaaaattactaattattcaaaataaaaattattaaatatttttaagttcttaatataataaatattacattttgtgaatattttcataaagaactaataatcaatattttaagacactgatttaaaatatttataaaaatcattatattaaaaatattctaaaaacaTATATCAAATACTAAGTAAGTGTTAATGTTCTTAAAGCACaactttgtaatattttttatttcttataagtaCTTTTATGacatttattagtatttttttaaaaaaagatacttataattttattaatatctgttttattttttatgcgtatgataatttaaaattttaaaataacatttaatttgaataaaaatatttaactatcattttctatcaaaacatcaaaagaaaaaagaatagtagtattattttgttaaaattaaaagtattgatATTTGTACTTCAAGTCTCAACTACTTCAACTTATCGCATCACACGTGTTCGGAATCATGTGGTTGAGGGTGACTACCCCTTGGCTCTTGTGTTGGTGGTTTGCCTACTCGTAACCCTTCAACTCTAAACAGGATTACTGTGACTGCATGTGAGTGAGCAACAacaccaaatatatatattatttgttttactaTAGTAAACTTAAactctcattttattttagaatcagATTGATGGGATATTATGCGTTGAGTCTTTTTGACAGACACATGTCTCATTCGCTCCTCTCGTTTATGCCTTTATATATACTAGTTTTCACCTTCTGGCTACAAGATTTTTCCATACATAGTCCgttaaaagaaaattgatcGTTATAGTTTAATTGTTAAacctaactaaaaaaattaatggtaaAATGTTGGCGTCTATCTAACATTattaaagctaaaaaaaatgAGGTTAAGAAAATGCACACGTCACGGTTCATATGTTTCTTAATTCTTATCCTTCAATTTGCTAATAGCAATTAGGAGCAAGGTACAACCAAATTACTTTTATATGCTAATTAAAAACTCCACACACTAAGCATGTAAGAGACTCACAAAAGTAAGTTGCAAGTTTTATCATATGTGTCACAATCTATGTACTACTAATTTAGAAACATGAAAATCAACCCAAAGATGCAAGTTTAGCTAGAGCCCCAGCAGCTAGGGAATTGATGTAGGTGCATGGTTCAGTCTTAGGCGAATCCCAACGTTTATCGTTGAACTTGTCGTTGATGTCAGGTCCACCCAAAATGGCACCAGTGAGTTCATTGGGGTTAGGTTCATCTTTTTGAAACCATTGCGTGAAGCTCAAGGCACAAACCACCTCTTCACCCTTTTTCAATATGGAAACGGAAGCACCTCTATGGTGAGCTTGCGTTGGTGGGTTCTTTCCAAATCCTACCATGTATGATCTTCCTTCAGGGTTGTTCCCTAGTATGTAATCCATCTGTACAAATTGCAATTTCACCACCCAATTAATCAATTAGTCTGTGTTTATAGTACGTACTAAttaattgtttgttttcaaatgtatatgtaatatttaattaatgtatatatatgtactGACTTGTTTCTTAGCAAAAGCAAGAAGATGGGACGAGCTAAATTGTTTGTCTCCACATGTGACTTTCTGATTATGTTTAGCAAGCAAATCACTATATACAGTGAACAAGAAAGAAGTGCCGGTGGCATACTGTGTGTTGGCTCCATCTCTTAAATGAATAAAGCCACCTGcatcattattatttataacaaaCTATTAGGTGATgtgtatattaattaaacaaagttCAGCCCCAGGTCATGATAGCTTGTAAAGATCAAAatctattacaaaaattaaaactagtgACGGggcattaagttttaaaaatttgtcgCTAAAGTTTGGCGACTCCATAATTAAAAGGGAAGAAAACATTTTTTCGTCAGTAAATTCAGTCGCTagctaatttattaattttaagtataaatgtAATGGAAACACATGGAAAGAAGAGAGAGTACTGACCAGGGGACAATTTAATCTGGTGGTAGGGACTATCAGGTAGGACAGAGCATATGAAACTTTCGGCATGGCTTTTGAATGTTTCCAAATTCTTTTGACCTTCGAAATGTAACTGAGCAACGATATCATTTGTTAATTAGGACTTAGAGGAagcattaaattaattaagcgCAGTGACACATAAAGATGAGAAAGAAAGAGTAATGATGATAGAAAATTAAACCTGGCTGAGAAGGATTTGAGCTCCAGCATATTTAAGGTCCCAACTAAATTCTGCTACACTTGCACTCATGCATTCTTCTGTTATGTACTTCATATACACAGACTTCCTGGTTGCCATGTATAGCCATGTTGCTGCCCACATCATCTCGTCCTGCATCTCACCAACACCATTCACATACGTTAATTTGcactaattatgaaattaacgATTCATAATTTAGGAGAAATTGTTATATGATCTGAGTCATGTGATCTGATTAATGTTTTATGTGACAagttattaactttttcataaattgaataatataatttttttttacagggaataatataattatgtggCATAGAAATCATGCTAAAATCACATTGTCTCTCaccatgtaataattttttcataatttagaGATAAACTTTATTGGAGTAATTACTTACATTATAGCCGGAATAAGAGCAGTAGAAGGGACACTCTCCATCATACGTTCCTTTATTCGAGTTAGCCATTTGGAAAAGCTGCAAGATTAATGTGGAAGAGGGAAAAataagctatatatatatatatatatatatatatatatatatatatatatcaaattaagGAAACAAATATTTCATGTATATATGCAAGTGGTGGACGTACCAATTTAGCTCTGTTGAGAAGACGACGAGCATATTTACGATCTTTGGGCCTAAAAACAATGGAAGAAGCAGCCATTGCTGCTGCAGTTTCAGCCGCGATCTCAGTTCCGGGAATGTCACTAGTAATCATCTTAACACTTCTCTTTGTCTTCATATTTTCTGGTGGAGCCCAACAGTGGTGATCATCTTCCGGGTCCCCAACCTAATATTATTACAATGTTATGTTTTACTTCtaagataaaagaaatgaagCACGTTAATTATTAGAGTCTAATGTTTATGtatttataaattgataaatttataattatcttctgattataaattattttaagataattattttaaaaattaataaactcataatatatataataagttatgattacatcatttaaaaaaattacattataatggatagcatttttttctctaattcttAAAAGTAACGGCGAAATTATTTGCTAGCTAGTAAAAGAATGGCACTACCTCCACATATAATCTTTTGTGTCGAGAACTAGCTTTGAGAAAATAATCGGTACCCCAACGAATAGCATCGTGAACATTACCCAACTCATTTGCAGCTTCAAATTCTGGCTTGTAAAAAATGGCTCCCCATGCTAGCGTAGTAACGGTGAAAGCCATGGGAAGCCCATATTTCACGTTGTCCCCTGCATCATAGTATCCCCCAGCAAGGTCCacctatatataaattaatattaattatatgataagaTATCACAAATTATTCTATCATTCTCTTTGCATGTTAATTTGTGTATATATGTGTTTTTAAGAGATAGAAAGATATGTACATTAACGAGTTTGCCATCATCGAGTGCTGAGTCTCCTCTCCAAGGCACCCTATTATTTGAAGGGAGCTTCCCTGAACGTTGTGCCTCTAGGAAGATAAGGGACTTGGTCAGAGCCTCCTTGTAATTAAAATCACCTTTAACAAGCATTGTATTTCCTTCAAATAATGTAAGCCATACTACAATGATGGCCCAATATACGTGTTTAGTACCCATGAAATGatgcaaataatttaaatttacacaCTGCAAGTTAGGGGAAAGAGAGGGAGCTAGCTAGAGAGAGGTGTTTGTAAGAGGTGGCTTGGGATGAGAGTttttatagagaaaaatatgcaaagaaCTGGTTAAGTTGATGGTTGGaaagttgttttaatttgtcTCCGAAAGGAACCAAGAAGTAGTAACAAAGTAACAACAATACTTTGTTTTGGGTGTTCGTTTTGTTTTCCTTTGCTAAATGAGGGAATTGGTTCTTAGAGGTTGAAGGAAGGAGTGAGCTTTACGAGAAAATTACCATTGCACCATTTATTATAGGTTTCAttgtttaaacttttattatttcgAAATTGCGTTTCAATTTATTGTTTCAAAGTTATTGCTTTAATTACTGTTTTAATTAACGATTACTTTATTGTTTCAAAATTcagtttaaatttattgtttcaaatattttagcgtgaaaaaattaccattttaattttttttttcaaaatgatcataatactaataaaataatattttaagctaaaaaatataaatattaatacatgaatatattatttttctagaacctacaaaaaaagttaaaaactcaATTAAGAATTATAGCATAGGAGCAAAATTTTGTTAGAATTCCTTAATTTCACCTAACACTATATGGTCTAAAAAACAAGTAaagaaatttagttaaaaacCTAAGCATGGTAAAGACTCAGTGAATAACCATAGATGCTCAACTAATTGAAGGGCAAAATttatagagttttaaaaaaagggaaTGAGATGTGCaaacaaaattcataaaaacataagaataaaatgtgacattaagctaaaaaataattttcctaaTAAAAATAGACTACAAACTCATGCTATCTATAATTTGAAGATTGACAAGATTATTCACatgaaaagtaaattaaaaatttacaattttgatataaaatatattcaagtttgaattatgttataatttttttatataaaataaataaatttgtgatgGCATGTGCAGGTATTCATAGGATTAGCCAATAGCTCATGTACAGGTAAACAAACACACACTAACTCTCCCTCTCCCCTCTAGGGTTTCAGTTTCCTCTTCTTTCCTCATTATCTCTTTTGCTGAAACCAAGCATGAATTTGCACAAAGGCACCAATGTTTGGGTTTGTGATAGAGATTCCGCTTGGATTCCCGCTGAAGTACTCGAATAGCTGGAAAAGAAAGTCATCTCTTCTTGCACAGCGTCATTGTAGGGAGGGAAATAGTTTGAGAGAGTATTTGGTGAGGCAGTGAGGGTGGCCAAGGATGAAGTGGCAGGAGCAGGCAACATCGTGGTGCTGGCAGAAGTGAAGCGCAGAGATGAGTTGTGCGTAGTAGCGGTGGGCGAGGGAGAGCTTGAAGATGAGGTCGATATTGGTTTACGAGTAGGACTGACAATGGGTATCATCACGATAAAGTCCTAGAGTACCATTCTTATAACTCTgccttaatataataaaatactcaTATCAACTTTAATCTTCCACTCATATTATCCGCATTATgtttaaagttaataaattaataaaaatatatattaattagaataattattataagtaaagtaaaaatttactttcaagtaatttaaagataatattaattaaaaatattcacacataatattatttttagtcttttatatatatatatatatatatatatatatatatatatatataattacttaattcatcaaaactaatataaatgattaaattaattaatttatcataaattttaaatttatttcaaaactactcattatattaaatgatttaagagGTGATTATTTttcagataatttttttaactaataagtatacatgattttgttgATAGCTCAATCAATACACTCATTTTAATGAAGAAATGTGTGTATAtcattaataaacataattaattagatgtaaaaagaaaattttaataaaataatcttatatttcttataattaggacCAATAAACTATTGCATTTTACTTCTTATATGTAAGACAGaaaatagtattaaatttaagttataaataaacattataaacataatcattcaatattataaaaaataattcattaaatatgTACAAATTTACATTACTAATGAACatcaaacaacataaaatattaattcacaATTTGAAATCAatcttaaaagaattttttaacaaattcataaatttgtacataaaaaaaataatagttaaatattcttaaatagaatgtgaaacaaatttaatataatatatattggattaagattcatttttagattattattattagtcataaaattacaaaaataattttttatagaataatatatgtataatataaattatttaattaaataacatattttaattatattagtatttaatatatatgatatatatgtgTAGGGCAGGATCGATAGGTACTATATACCCTTACCCGCAGCATCTCCAACCCCAATAATTGAGTAATCATCCTCCCCCTCTTTAAGAGATGGCAAAGT is a window encoding:
- the LOC100810971 gene encoding endoglucanase 16, with amino-acid sequence MGTKHVYWAIIVVWLTLFEGNTMLVKGDFNYKEALTKSLIFLEAQRSGKLPSNNRVPWRGDSALDDGKLVNVDLAGGYYDAGDNVKYGLPMAFTVTTLAWGAIFYKPEFEAANELGNVHDAIRWGTDYFLKASSRHKRLYVEVGDPEDDHHCWAPPENMKTKRSVKMITSDIPGTEIAAETAAAMAASSIVFRPKDRKYARRLLNRAKLLFQMANSNKGTYDGECPFYCSYSGYNDEMMWAATWLYMATRKSVYMKYITEECMSASVAEFSWDLKYAGAQILLSQLHFEGQKNLETFKSHAESFICSVLPDSPYHQIKLSPGGFIHLRDGANTQYATGTSFLFTVYSDLLAKHNQKVTCGDKQFSSSHLLAFAKKQVSTYIMDYILGNNPEGRSYMVGFGKNPPTQAHHRGASVSILKKGEEVVCALSFTQWFQKDEPNPNELTGAILGGPDINDKFNDKRWDSPKTEPCTYINSLAAGALAKLASLG